The following coding sequences lie in one Bacteroidia bacterium genomic window:
- a CDS encoding M3 family oligoendopeptidase, protein MENTSIALQKERVFLPANIHLDDWNEVLPFVESLQNRKLVQLSDLKTWLSDRSELDAAMEEELAWRYIRMNIDTRDELLAEKFNSFIEDISPKFALVSNDLNKKFLDSPLIKELDPSTYSVYLKGLEMEARLFREENIPLKARLTTESQKYGTIQASMEIEHDGKKLTMQKASFMLKNPDRREREVVFNKLVSKRLEHAAELDKLFDELKEMRNQLALNAGYSNFRDYMFDELGRFDYSVKDCEDFHSSVEKFVVPVYSQILENKKSKLGLPELRPFDMDAEPVGGKPLTPFESGKEMLEGCIACLTDIDSYFGQCIATMEEMGHLSLESQPGKAPGGFNYPLYETGVPFIFMNSVGAQRDLVTFVHEAGHAVHSFLTRDLELTYFKGMPSEVAELASMSMELITMEHWSRFYKNEKDLKKAKIEQLEKIVTGLVWIATVDKFQHWLYVNPNHTDAERGAYWLSINSKVDALVNWTGYEAYQAKKWQNQLHIYEVPFYYIEYGFAQLGALAVWQNYRNNESLGLKNYKEALSLGNTKSIPEVYKAAGVKFDFSPENISRLMETVSNELNELRK, encoded by the coding sequence ATGGAAAATACAAGCATAGCCTTGCAAAAGGAAAGGGTGTTTTTACCCGCCAACATCCATTTGGATGACTGGAATGAAGTTCTACCATTTGTTGAAAGTTTACAAAATAGGAAGTTAGTTCAATTATCCGATTTGAAAACTTGGTTATCAGATAGAAGTGAATTGGATGCAGCTATGGAAGAAGAACTTGCCTGGCGATATATTCGGATGAATATTGATACCAGAGATGAATTATTGGCTGAAAAATTCAATAGCTTTATTGAAGATATATCGCCAAAATTTGCACTTGTATCAAATGATTTGAACAAAAAATTTTTGGATTCTCCTTTAATTAAGGAATTGGATCCTTCAACTTATTCGGTATACTTAAAAGGGCTTGAAATGGAAGCTAGGCTTTTTAGAGAAGAAAACATTCCACTAAAAGCAAGGCTAACAACCGAATCTCAAAAATACGGCACTATTCAAGCAAGCATGGAAATTGAGCATGATGGAAAAAAGTTAACCATGCAGAAAGCCAGTTTTATGCTGAAAAATCCGGATAGAAGGGAAAGGGAAGTCGTTTTTAATAAGCTGGTATCAAAACGCTTGGAACATGCTGCTGAATTGGATAAGTTGTTTGATGAATTAAAGGAAATGCGTAATCAATTGGCCTTAAATGCAGGCTATTCCAACTTCAGGGATTATATGTTTGACGAATTGGGTAGGTTTGATTATTCTGTCAAAGATTGCGAAGATTTTCATTCCTCGGTTGAAAAGTTTGTAGTTCCTGTCTATAGTCAAATACTGGAGAACAAGAAATCGAAACTTGGTTTGCCGGAACTAAGACCTTTTGACATGGATGCTGAGCCTGTAGGAGGGAAGCCATTAACGCCCTTTGAATCGGGAAAGGAAATGCTGGAAGGGTGTATTGCTTGCTTGACGGATATTGATTCCTATTTTGGTCAGTGTATTGCCACTATGGAAGAAATGGGACATCTTAGTTTGGAAAGTCAACCGGGTAAAGCACCCGGAGGATTTAATTACCCATTATATGAAACCGGAGTTCCATTTATATTTATGAATTCGGTTGGGGCTCAACGCGATTTAGTGACCTTTGTTCATGAGGCCGGACATGCTGTTCATTCCTTTTTAACCAGGGATTTAGAATTGACCTATTTTAAAGGAATGCCTTCTGAAGTAGCAGAACTTGCTTCCATGTCCATGGAATTGATAACTATGGAACATTGGTCCAGGTTTTATAAAAATGAAAAAGATTTAAAGAAGGCTAAAATTGAGCAATTGGAAAAGATTGTTACAGGTTTGGTTTGGATTGCCACCGTGGATAAATTCCAACATTGGCTTTATGTCAATCCTAATCATACTGATGCAGAAAGGGGGGCTTATTGGCTTTCCATTAATTCCAAGGTAGATGCTTTGGTAAATTGGACAGGTTATGAAGCCTATCAGGCTAAAAAATGGCAAAACCAGCTTCATATTTATGAAGTGCCTTTTTACTATATCGAGTATGGATTTGCGCAATTGGGGGCTTTGGCGGTATGGCAAAACTACCGGAACAATGAAAGTTTAGGACTAAAAAACTATAAAGAAGCCCTAAGTTTAGGTAATACCAAATCTATTCCGGAAGTTTATAAGGCTGCTGGAGTGAAGTTTGATTTTTCTCCGGAAAATATAAGCCGTTTAATGGAAACGGTATCTAACGAATTGAATGAGCT
- a CDS encoding DUF5606 domain-containing protein, whose amino-acid sequence MDLKGYVSISGQGGLYKIISQAKNGLIVESLVDKKRIPAYANQKVLALEDISIFCVDGDTPLKEVFGKIYEKTNGETTLDSKSDPEVLASYLLEVLPNFDRGRVYNSDLKKLFAWFNLLLSAGALVPSKEAEEVAEEKKEVVAKSDKKASTVKSKAPEKAAKPVKQAPKVPKSTGVRKTG is encoded by the coding sequence ATGGATTTAAAAGGTTACGTTTCAATTTCTGGTCAGGGAGGACTCTACAAGATTATTTCTCAAGCCAAAAATGGTTTAATAGTGGAGTCGCTTGTAGACAAAAAAAGAATTCCGGCTTATGCTAATCAAAAGGTATTGGCTTTGGAAGACATCAGTATTTTTTGTGTAGATGGTGATACTCCCTTAAAGGAAGTTTTCGGTAAGATTTATGAAAAAACAAATGGAGAGACAACGCTTGATTCTAAATCAGATCCAGAGGTTTTAGCTTCTTATTTGTTAGAAGTACTGCCAAATTTTGACCGCGGACGAGTATATAATTCAGATTTAAAGAAATTGTTTGCCTGGTTTAATTTGCTTCTAAGTGCAGGAGCTTTGGTTCCTTCAAAAGAGGCAGAGGAAGTAGCGGAGGAGAAGAAGGAAGTTGTAGCAAAGTCAGATAAAAAAGCAAGTACTGTAAAATCAAAGGCTCCGGAAAAAGCCGCTAAGCCAGTAAAACAAGCACCTAAAGTTCCTAAATCGACAGGTGTTAGAAAAACCGGTTAA
- a CDS encoding BrxA/BrxB family bacilliredoxin, translating to MYPEQIVMPMKADLVSAGFEDLTTPAEVETAISTQGTHLMVVNSVCGCAAGAARPGVKLALQTTEKKPSKLTTVFAGFDKEAVAQARQHFLPYPPSSPAIALFKDGQLVHFVERHHIEGRSAEMIAGNLKAAFEEFC from the coding sequence ATGTATCCAGAACAAATTGTTATGCCAATGAAAGCTGATTTAGTTTCAGCAGGATTTGAAGATTTAACCACTCCGGCAGAAGTAGAAACTGCCATAAGCACCCAAGGAACTCATTTGATGGTTGTTAATTCCGTATGCGGATGTGCCGCAGGTGCAGCTCGCCCGGGTGTAAAGTTGGCTTTGCAAACAACAGAAAAAAAACCTTCTAAATTAACTACTGTATTTGCAGGTTTTGATAAAGAGGCTGTTGCTCAGGCACGTCAACACTTTTTACCATATCCTCCTTCATCGCCGGCCATCGCTTTGTTTAAAGACGGACAATTGGTTCATTTTGTGGAGCGTCACCATATTGAAGGACGATCTGCCGAAATGATTGCCGGAAACTTAAAGGCTGCTTTCGAAGAATTTTGCTAA
- a CDS encoding Omp28-related outer membrane protein: MMNKTPNFFRLLAGFAILIFSGCDKIEPPFTEINQATGLDTVTFEPVANPQKRILIEDFTGHLCGNCPSAASIAHDLHDQYGEKIVIMALHVSDQFAAPLNDGTGEFTYDFRTEEGTAIDNHFSCSNAGLPQGMINRRTFQGSKVLDRFIWGSAVADIINQAPQADIQIKSYLTQTDSLVAYVQCTFLEDVSDEYTLGVFAVEDSIIDWQKDYSLPPPKTIENYVHMHALRDAFAGAFGESLGSSGFKANETVKKGYSLVKGNDWVGKNLRVIAYLYKTSSEEIIQVSESSVIQK, encoded by the coding sequence ATGATGAACAAGACTCCTAATTTTTTCCGGTTACTTGCCGGGTTTGCTATTCTTATTTTTTCAGGTTGCGATAAAATCGAACCACCATTTACTGAAATTAACCAAGCTACAGGCCTTGATACGGTTACTTTCGAACCAGTGGCTAATCCTCAAAAAAGAATACTAATTGAAGATTTTACAGGACATTTATGTGGCAATTGCCCGTCTGCTGCCTCCATTGCCCATGATTTGCATGATCAATACGGTGAAAAGATTGTTATTATGGCTTTGCACGTCAGCGATCAATTTGCGGCCCCACTTAATGATGGTACCGGAGAATTTACCTATGATTTCAGAACAGAAGAAGGAACAGCCATAGACAATCACTTTAGTTGTTCCAATGCAGGATTACCTCAAGGGATGATTAATCGACGTACCTTTCAAGGATCAAAAGTATTGGATCGTTTCATTTGGGGCAGTGCTGTAGCTGATATCATAAACCAGGCTCCTCAGGCAGATATTCAGATTAAATCTTATTTAACCCAAACCGATAGCCTGGTAGCCTACGTTCAATGTACTTTTTTAGAAGATGTTTCAGACGAATACACCTTAGGAGTTTTTGCCGTGGAAGATAGCATCATCGATTGGCAAAAAGATTATTCTTTACCTCCTCCCAAAACCATCGAAAATTATGTACACATGCATGCGTTGAGAGATGCATTTGCAGGAGCTTTTGGTGAAAGTTTGGGAAGTAGCGGATTTAAAGCCAATGAAACTGTAAAAAAAGGATATTCATTGGTAAAGGGAAATGATTGGGTAGGTAAAAACCTTCGAGTAATTGCCTACCTTTATAAAACCAGCTCCGAAGAAATTATTCAAGTTAGCGAATCTTCCGTTATCCAAAAATAA
- the cdaA gene encoding diadenylate cyclase CdaA, with protein MLLFLDSFRWLDAIDIVLVALILFQLYNLIKGTVAINIFIGILLVYLVYLVVRLLKLELLENLLGQFVGIGAIALVVVFQQEIRRFLILIGTNGFVGEQGVLKTIFSSNWKLRSGSKLEIGAITKSVGSMADQKTGAILIIANKSELNFYINTGDILEAQVSSRLIESIFFKNSPLHDGAVIISGNIIKAARCVLPVSENENFPGNLGMRHRAAVGITENSDAIAIVVSEQSGEIAIAKNGNLSLNISREELKRILEEEGQ; from the coding sequence TTGTTACTTTTTTTAGATAGCTTTAGATGGTTAGATGCAATCGATATTGTATTGGTTGCCCTAATCCTTTTTCAACTATATAACCTTATAAAGGGAACTGTTGCTATCAACATTTTTATAGGAATTTTATTAGTTTATCTGGTCTACTTAGTGGTTAGACTCTTAAAACTGGAATTACTTGAAAATTTATTAGGTCAGTTTGTTGGAATAGGAGCTATTGCCTTGGTGGTAGTTTTTCAACAAGAAATAAGACGTTTTTTAATTTTAATCGGAACCAATGGATTTGTTGGTGAACAAGGAGTTTTAAAAACCATCTTTTCTTCCAATTGGAAACTTAGGTCCGGAAGTAAATTAGAAATTGGAGCTATTACCAAATCGGTTGGTTCCATGGCAGATCAAAAAACAGGTGCTATCCTAATCATTGCCAATAAAAGCGAGTTAAATTTCTACATTAATACCGGCGATATTCTGGAAGCCCAGGTTTCATCCAGATTAATAGAAAGTATCTTTTTCAAAAATAGTCCCTTACACGACGGGGCTGTGATTATTTCAGGTAATATTATTAAAGCTGCACGTTGTGTATTGCCAGTAAGCGAAAATGAGAATTTCCCGGGAAATTTGGGTATGCGACATCGGGCAGCCGTTGGGATAACAGAAAATTCCGATGCCATTGCCATAGTGGTGAGCGAACAAAGTGGTGAAATTGCCATTGCAAAAAATGGCAACCTGAGTTTAAATATCAGCAGAGAAGAACTTAAACGGATTTTAGAAGAAGAAGGCCAATAA
- a CDS encoding amidohydrolase, producing MNQLFLDKTTAIEAELISIRRHLHQFPELSFVEYKTSEFIQAKLTEWNIPFTTGWAKTGIVGVLHGKNPESKCIALRADIDALPIQELNQVDYKSCNNGVMHACGHDVHSTCLLGAIQVLYQTRNEWEGTVKFIFQPGEEKLPGGASILIQEGVLQNPKPDAIIGLHVLPQMETGFLGLKPGMFMASSDEIYLTIKGKGGHGALPQTLIDPVLISAHVLIALQQIVSRNASPIVPSVLSFGKIIGNGATNVIPDEVTIEGTFRTFDETWRERAHQKIHEICSGICTSFGASCDVNIVKGYPFLVNDEKISQQVEKSLKSTFGEDQILSLETRMTAEDFAYYSQEIPACFFRLGTGNYSKGITAGIHTATFDVDERCLLIGTRALLASVLGIHTA from the coding sequence ATGAACCAACTATTTTTAGATAAAACAACGGCCATTGAAGCGGAACTAATCTCCATTCGCCGTCATTTGCACCAATTTCCGGAACTTTCTTTTGTTGAATATAAAACCTCTGAATTTATTCAAGCCAAATTAACTGAATGGAATATTCCATTTACCACCGGTTGGGCTAAAACAGGTATTGTTGGGGTGCTTCATGGTAAAAATCCTGAATCAAAATGCATTGCGCTTCGTGCTGACATCGATGCACTGCCTATTCAGGAACTTAACCAGGTGGATTATAAATCCTGCAACAACGGAGTGATGCATGCATGCGGACACGATGTTCACAGCACCTGCCTTTTGGGAGCCATTCAGGTTCTATACCAAACCAGAAATGAATGGGAAGGTACCGTGAAATTTATTTTCCAACCGGGAGAAGAAAAATTACCCGGAGGCGCTTCTATTCTTATTCAAGAAGGAGTACTTCAAAATCCCAAACCCGACGCAATTATCGGATTGCATGTTTTACCCCAAATGGAAACGGGTTTTTTGGGACTTAAGCCCGGTATGTTTATGGCTTCGTCGGATGAGATTTACTTGACCATTAAAGGTAAAGGCGGACACGGTGCCTTGCCTCAAACATTGATTGATCCGGTGCTGATTTCAGCTCATGTACTCATTGCCCTCCAACAAATTGTTTCCAGAAACGCCTCCCCTATTGTTCCCAGCGTTTTGTCGTTCGGTAAAATTATTGGAAACGGCGCAACCAATGTTATTCCGGATGAAGTAACCATCGAAGGTACTTTCCGCACTTTTGACGAAACCTGGCGTGAAAGAGCCCACCAAAAAATTCATGAGATTTGCTCGGGTATTTGTACAAGTTTCGGTGCCAGCTGTGATGTAAACATTGTTAAAGGCTATCCTTTCCTTGTCAACGATGAAAAAATTAGTCAACAAGTTGAAAAAAGTTTAAAATCCACCTTTGGGGAGGATCAAATTCTTTCACTGGAAACCCGCATGACTGCTGAGGATTTTGCCTACTACTCCCAAGAAATCCCGGCCTGCTTTTTTCGTTTAGGTACAGGAAACTATTCGAAAGGTATTACTGCCGGAATTCATACTGCCACCTTTGATGTGGATGAACGTTGCCTGCTAATCGGAACTCGGGCTTTATTGGCTTCTGTTCTTGGAATTCATACAGCTTAA
- a CDS encoding RNA polymerase sigma factor RpoD/SigA produces the protein MRQLKITKSITNRESQSLEKYLQEIGREGLITAEEEVVLAKKIKEGDQLALEKLTRSNLRFVVSVAKQYQNQGLSLPDLINEGNLGLIKAAQRFDETRGFKFISYAVWWIRQSILQAIAEQSRIVRLPLNQVGSLNKINKAFSKLEQEFEREPSPEELAKVLELPEDKIADTMKVSGRHVSVDAPLINGEESSLLDVMVNHDSPRADQHLMTESLQREIERSLSTLTDREREVVKMFYGIGYNHGLTLDEIGAKFDLTRERVRQIKEKAIRRLRHTSRSKLLKAYLG, from the coding sequence ATGAGGCAGCTAAAGATTACCAAATCCATTACCAATAGAGAAAGTCAATCCCTTGAGAAATATCTACAAGAAATCGGTCGAGAAGGGCTTATTACCGCAGAAGAAGAAGTGGTTTTAGCCAAGAAAATTAAAGAAGGTGACCAATTAGCTCTTGAAAAACTTACCAGAAGTAATTTACGTTTTGTTGTTTCGGTTGCAAAACAATACCAAAACCAAGGCTTAAGTCTACCCGACTTAATTAACGAAGGTAATCTTGGATTAATTAAAGCCGCTCAGCGTTTCGATGAAACCAGGGGTTTTAAGTTCATTTCCTATGCGGTATGGTGGATTCGTCAATCTATCCTGCAAGCTATCGCAGAGCAATCTCGTATTGTTCGTTTGCCTCTTAACCAAGTGGGTTCTCTGAATAAAATCAACAAAGCTTTTTCCAAATTGGAACAAGAATTTGAAAGAGAACCATCTCCAGAAGAATTGGCAAAAGTATTGGAACTGCCCGAAGATAAAATCGCCGATACCATGAAAGTTTCCGGACGCCATGTTTCAGTGGATGCTCCGTTAATCAATGGCGAAGAAAGCAGCTTGTTGGATGTAATGGTTAACCACGACTCTCCGCGCGCCGACCAACACTTGATGACCGAATCGCTTCAACGTGAAATTGAGCGTTCCCTAAGTACCCTTACCGATCGTGAAAGAGAAGTGGTAAAAATGTTTTATGGCATTGGCTATAACCACGGACTTACCCTCGATGAAATTGGAGCTAAATTTGACCTGACTCGTGAACGAGTTCGACAAATTAAAGAAAAGGCTATTCGCCGCCTTCGCCATACATCGCGTAGCAAATTATTAAAAGCCTACCTGGGCTAA
- a CDS encoding glyceraldehyde-3-phosphate dehydrogenase codes for MDTLTPNPKVSFENELHGWIGQEKAAVELINMIATMWYDRSVELVIFRNTIYNKGAAEILSLHTYADQVMHLPISIFDTLEVVRTLFNTELSPSRIDIGRLTAEYTKEKANFESTQAFIGSKLGFMIGKEKRVLVPKDVVLYGFGRIGRLAARELISQAGKGEQLRLRAIVTRTNSDSDIIKRAALLRKDSVHGPFHGNIIEDLQNKAIIINGHVVQMIAANNPEDIDYESYGITNALVIDNTGVLRDRDGLSRHLKSKGVSKVLLTAPGKGNIPNIVHGVNHEKFDINNEQIFSAASCTTNAIIPPLKVMNEKFGIIKGHIETIHSYTNDQNLLDNFHKKERRGRSAALNMVLTETGANSAITKVLPELSGKFTANAVRVPTPDVSLAILNLTLNRETSVAEVNEALRDAALNGDLVEQLQFSTDEELVSSDLIGNSCASIIDAPNTILSEDKRSVVVYAWYDNEYGYTRQVIRLAKHLADVVRLRYY; via the coding sequence ATGGATACCTTAACCCCAAATCCTAAAGTAAGTTTTGAAAATGAACTTCACGGCTGGATCGGCCAGGAAAAAGCTGCCGTTGAACTTATCAACATGATTGCTACTATGTGGTACGACCGCTCCGTTGAATTGGTTATTTTCAGAAATACAATCTACAACAAAGGTGCTGCCGAAATTCTTAGCCTGCACACCTATGCCGACCAGGTTATGCACCTGCCTATTTCTATTTTCGATACCCTCGAAGTTGTTCGAACCTTGTTTAACACCGAACTCTCTCCTTCCCGTATCGATATTGGCAGATTAACAGCAGAATACACCAAAGAAAAAGCAAACTTCGAATCCACCCAGGCCTTTATTGGTTCCAAACTTGGATTCATGATAGGTAAAGAAAAAAGAGTTTTAGTACCTAAAGATGTGGTATTATACGGTTTTGGACGTATCGGTCGTCTTGCTGCCCGCGAACTTATTTCCCAAGCAGGAAAAGGTGAACAGCTAAGACTTAGAGCCATTGTTACACGTACCAATTCTGATTCAGATATCATTAAACGTGCTGCACTGCTAAGAAAAGACAGCGTGCATGGTCCTTTCCACGGAAATATCATCGAAGATCTTCAAAACAAAGCCATTATTATTAATGGACACGTGGTTCAAATGATCGCAGCAAATAACCCGGAAGATATTGATTACGAAAGCTATGGAATTACCAATGCTTTGGTAATTGACAATACCGGAGTTCTTCGTGACAGAGATGGACTAAGCCGCCACCTAAAATCAAAAGGGGTTAGCAAAGTACTTCTTACAGCTCCCGGTAAAGGAAATATTCCTAACATTGTTCATGGAGTTAATCATGAGAAATTTGATATCAATAATGAACAAATTTTCTCTGCAGCTTCTTGTACTACCAATGCCATTATCCCTCCTCTTAAAGTAATGAATGAAAAGTTCGGTATTATTAAAGGACATATCGAAACCATTCACTCCTACACCAACGACCAAAACCTTCTCGACAACTTCCACAAAAAGGAAAGAAGAGGCCGTTCAGCCGCGCTTAACATGGTTTTAACCGAAACAGGTGCCAATTCCGCTATCACCAAAGTTCTTCCTGAACTTTCCGGTAAATTTACAGCCAATGCCGTTCGAGTACCAACCCCAGACGTTTCTTTGGCCATTCTAAATCTTACTTTAAACCGAGAAACTTCTGTTGCCGAAGTAAATGAAGCTCTTCGGGATGCCGCTTTAAATGGTGACCTCGTTGAACAACTTCAGTTTTCTACCGATGAAGAATTGGTATCCTCTGACTTAATCGGAAACTCCTGCGCCAGTATTATCGATGCGCCAAATACCATTTTGAGCGAAGATAAACGCAGCGTGGTGGTTTACGCCTGGTACGACAATGAATATGGCTATACCCGTCAGGTAATTCGTTTGGCAAAACACTTAGCCGACGTAGTTCGCTTGAGGTATTACTAA
- a CDS encoding NAD-dependent succinate-semialdehyde dehydrogenase, with protein sequence MHDRLFSRQFCIGGKWIDGDSGDYFNVSNPANSEIVGEVGNANLQVADWAIASAEKAQVFWKSKSGKQRSEILRNWYNRVMEALPDLAFILTKEQGKPLAEAEAEIRYAASFIEWFSEEAKRIYGDTMAHPSPTHRIITLKQPVGVVAAITPWNFPAAMVTRKLAPALAAGCTVVLKPSQHTPLTSLALAQLALEAGLNNGEINVVTSTHSGSIGEKLCTDKRIKKVSFTGSTEIGKRLMSMAAGTVKKLSLELGGNAPFLVFEDADLELAIQGAIASKYRNAGQTCVCTNRFIVHSSKARLFAQRLAEESKKLVLGNGLDQGVQLGPLINEEAVKKVEELVENAISLGAETVLPGKRVDSEHLLYQPVVLLNGNSSMQLAREEIFGPVSVIYSFETEVEAIEMANDTPYGLAAYLYTRDLNRFWRISEALEYGIVGINEGIISNEIGPFGGIKESGFGREGSKYGLDEYLIIKYLCLGNINT encoded by the coding sequence ATGCATGATCGATTGTTTTCACGACAATTTTGTATTGGCGGAAAATGGATAGATGGAGATTCCGGTGACTATTTTAATGTTTCCAATCCAGCCAATTCTGAAATTGTTGGAGAAGTAGGAAATGCTAATTTACAGGTGGCTGATTGGGCCATTGCGAGTGCTGAAAAAGCCCAGGTTTTTTGGAAGTCGAAATCAGGTAAGCAACGTTCAGAAATTCTCAGAAATTGGTATAACCGGGTAATGGAAGCTCTGCCTGATTTAGCTTTCATCCTTACCAAAGAACAAGGTAAACCATTGGCCGAAGCTGAAGCCGAAATTCGATATGCGGCAAGTTTTATCGAATGGTTTTCTGAAGAGGCTAAACGAATTTATGGGGATACTATGGCTCATCCATCTCCAACTCATCGCATAATAACCTTAAAACAACCGGTTGGTGTGGTCGCTGCAATTACTCCTTGGAATTTCCCTGCGGCCATGGTAACTCGAAAACTTGCTCCTGCTCTTGCAGCCGGTTGTACCGTTGTACTTAAGCCAAGCCAGCATACTCCATTAACCTCCCTTGCCCTTGCCCAACTAGCCTTGGAAGCCGGTTTAAACAATGGGGAGATTAATGTGGTAACTTCCACACATTCGGGTAGCATTGGGGAGAAATTATGTACCGATAAGCGGATTAAAAAAGTAAGCTTCACCGGAAGTACAGAAATCGGAAAAAGATTGATGAGTATGGCTGCAGGTACTGTAAAAAAGCTATCGTTGGAATTGGGTGGAAATGCCCCTTTTTTGGTTTTTGAAGATGCTGACCTGGAATTAGCTATTCAAGGAGCCATAGCCAGTAAATACCGAAATGCCGGACAAACCTGTGTTTGTACAAATCGGTTTATAGTTCATAGTTCCAAGGCCCGATTATTTGCTCAACGTTTGGCCGAAGAAAGTAAAAAATTGGTTTTAGGGAATGGGCTGGATCAAGGGGTTCAGTTAGGCCCATTGATTAATGAAGAGGCTGTTAAAAAAGTGGAAGAGTTAGTAGAAAATGCAATTTCGTTGGGAGCAGAAACTGTTCTGCCGGGAAAGCGTGTAGATTCTGAACATTTGTTATACCAGCCGGTAGTTTTGTTAAATGGAAATTCATCTATGCAATTGGCCCGGGAGGAGATTTTTGGACCGGTGAGTGTGATATATTCTTTTGAAACAGAAGTGGAAGCTATTGAAATGGCCAATGATACTCCTTATGGATTGGCTGCCTATTTATATACCCGTGATCTAAACCGTTTTTGGAGGATTTCAGAAGCTTTGGAATATGGTATCGTTGGAATTAATGAAGGTATCATTTCCAACGAAATTGGTCCGTTTGGTGGAATTAAGGAAAGTGGATTTGGAAGGGAAGGGAGCAAGTATGGTTTGGATGAGTATCTGATAATCAAATACCTCTGTTTAGGTAATATTAATACCTAG